In Prosthecodimorpha staleyi, the following are encoded in one genomic region:
- a CDS encoding L,D-transpeptidase family protein, protein MIRRSWSHLFSGTALLLLLAGSAAAELTGVAPGQGTGSGLGAAPANDAQDIAGRLQNPISMPTEAPPIVIEPAAPTTAAAPAAGTAPAAGAAPAGAFSNAPGPVGVPPGEFRTLPAGQTVAAPAPAAAPAPAVVAPAAVVPTVVAGVPVERIVEVLKADLTDKTRIKGSAEERRLRGAIAAFYEARDWQPLFVDGNGLTRRAEQAADRFRHAADDGLDPSAYLVGRPKSDAGETTLAEFEVGYAAATLRYAMHAMSGRFEPTRLSELATAKPPQVDPAAALAEFAASSDLSATLEAYNPPHEGYRRLKAKLAEMGGYTPPPPVVQVPNGPTLRPGQKDGRVAALRERLGIGTTASDGELYDDPLVEAVKAFQKEKGLKPTGLVGPATVSLLNDPGAGGETKAVDLKPADIVANMERWRWLPRELGSLHVFVNIPDYQLAIVRDGKEVHRTRVIVGRVANQTPVFSETMTHIIVNPYWNVPVSILKKEMLGKIQETAGSYLDRGNYEVVVGKRVVSASEVDWANVNPNAVSVRQRPGGGNALGNIKFMFPNQHSVYLHDTSSRGLFTQTYRALSHGCVRVHEPFAFADALLAEEPGGLDGKQLKGMIGGGEKYLWLKRKLEVHLAYFTAFVGPDGKLESRADIYGHNARTKRLLGI, encoded by the coding sequence ATGATCCGCCGCTCGTGGTCGCATCTCTTCTCCGGTACCGCCCTCCTCCTGCTGCTCGCCGGGAGCGCTGCTGCGGAACTGACGGGCGTCGCCCCGGGCCAGGGAACCGGCTCGGGCTTGGGCGCAGCGCCGGCCAACGACGCGCAGGACATCGCCGGGCGACTGCAGAACCCGATCAGCATGCCGACGGAGGCGCCCCCGATCGTGATCGAACCGGCGGCGCCGACGACGGCCGCCGCACCGGCCGCAGGCACGGCGCCGGCTGCCGGCGCGGCACCGGCCGGCGCCTTCAGCAACGCCCCCGGACCGGTCGGCGTGCCGCCGGGCGAATTCCGCACCCTGCCCGCCGGCCAGACCGTGGCCGCGCCCGCCCCTGCCGCGGCGCCGGCACCCGCTGTGGTGGCCCCGGCGGCGGTCGTCCCGACGGTCGTTGCGGGCGTGCCGGTTGAACGCATCGTCGAAGTGCTGAAGGCCGATCTCACCGACAAGACCCGGATCAAGGGCAGCGCCGAGGAGCGCCGCCTCCGCGGTGCCATCGCGGCCTTCTACGAGGCGCGCGACTGGCAGCCACTGTTCGTCGACGGCAACGGCCTGACCCGGCGCGCCGAACAGGCTGCCGACCGCTTCCGCCATGCTGCCGACGACGGCCTCGACCCGTCCGCCTATCTGGTCGGCCGGCCGAAGTCCGATGCCGGCGAGACCACGCTTGCGGAGTTCGAGGTCGGCTATGCCGCCGCGACGCTGCGCTACGCGATGCATGCGATGTCGGGCCGCTTCGAGCCGACGCGCCTCAGCGAACTGGCCACCGCCAAGCCGCCGCAGGTCGATCCGGCCGCCGCGTTGGCGGAGTTTGCGGCATCGTCCGATCTTTCCGCGACGCTCGAAGCCTACAATCCGCCGCACGAGGGCTACCGCCGCCTGAAGGCCAAGCTGGCCGAGATGGGCGGCTATACGCCGCCGCCGCCGGTGGTGCAGGTCCCGAACGGCCCCACCCTGCGGCCCGGCCAGAAGGACGGCCGCGTCGCGGCGCTGCGAGAGCGGCTCGGCATCGGTACGACCGCGTCGGACGGCGAGCTTTACGACGATCCGCTGGTCGAGGCCGTCAAGGCTTTCCAGAAGGAGAAGGGGCTGAAGCCGACCGGCTTGGTCGGCCCGGCAACCGTCTCGCTCCTGAACGATCCCGGCGCGGGCGGTGAGACCAAGGCGGTCGATCTGAAGCCGGCCGACATCGTCGCCAACATGGAACGCTGGCGCTGGCTGCCGCGCGAGCTCGGCTCGCTGCATGTCTTCGTCAACATTCCGGATTATCAGCTCGCGATCGTGCGCGACGGGAAGGAAGTCCACCGCACCCGGGTGATCGTCGGCCGCGTCGCCAACCAGACGCCGGTCTTCTCGGAGACGATGACCCACATCATCGTCAATCCCTACTGGAACGTGCCCGTCTCGATCCTCAAGAAGGAGATGCTGGGCAAGATTCAGGAGACGGCCGGCAGCTATCTCGACCGCGGCAATTACGAGGTCGTCGTCGGCAAGCGGGTCGTCAGCGCGAGCGAGGTCGACTGGGCCAACGTCAATCCGAATGCCGTCTCGGTCCGCCAGCGCCCGGGTGGCGGGAATGCCCTCGGCAACATCAAGTTCATGTTCCCGAACCAGCATTCCGTCTACCTGCACGACACTTCGTCGCGCGGCCTGTTCACCCAGACCTACCGGGCGCTGTCGCATGGCTGCGTGCGCGTGCACGAGCCCTTCGCCTTCGCCGACGCGCTCCTCGCCGAGGAGCCGGGCGGCCTCGACGGCAAGCAGTTGAAGGGCATGATCGGCGGCGGCGAAAAGTATCTCTGGCTGAAGCGCAAGCTCGAGGTGCATCTCGCCTACTTCACGGCCTTCGTCGGCCCGGACGGCAAGCTCGAAAGCCGCGCCGACATTTATGGCCACAATGCCCGGACCAAGCGGCTGCTCGGCATCTGA
- a CDS encoding DUF882 domain-containing protein, with product MSNGYRLHRTGLGVAAAVLIGSAAVAKAETRALSLYNTHTQERATIVFKRDGSYDQAGLQELNRLLRDWRRNESTKMDPQLFDLIWEVYRDTGARDPIHIVCGYRSPTTNNMLRSRSRGVAKFSQHTLGKAMDFYLPDVPLDKLRAVGMRKQFGGVGFYPTSGSPFVHMDTGSVRAWPRMTREQLVALFPDGKTAHLPADGNPLPRYSEALAEVQARKGRGETAVASAGGSGGRSFLASFFGGGNKAAEAGDDDEEGAAPARVQTLRQGPPPPGSRAVADAGESFSPSTATKSGAAGTAGSTAPGSLVALPLPVPAPRAPGSLVAGNQGPNGTPVGWIQGPAGIVPATAGAVQSVDMPVPAPKPGTQLAAAAPTIGTPLPAGYAQPRGKPGTNYAALPPSAAPASQAIAMATGAQDPTIAASALGYAPILPTPKPAYEPMPVAEIRSGGGGSSVQAATFAQSTAPRPQAGGGVVLAALPAATTGAISATDAGAARLAVPPAPASRPAAKGDRADPLARLVGRTGERTEPKLLDSATTRMAAFGELRHPDQEHLPQLLTKPALLVVSHFGNGSGDLRSDRFSGPAVAALSIVKTD from the coding sequence ATGTCGAACGGTTATCGCCTCCACCGCACCGGGCTTGGCGTCGCAGCCGCGGTGCTGATTGGCTCCGCCGCGGTCGCCAAGGCCGAGACGCGCGCGCTCAGCCTCTACAACACCCACACCCAGGAACGCGCGACGATCGTCTTCAAGCGCGACGGATCGTACGATCAGGCCGGACTGCAGGAGCTGAACCGCCTGCTTAGGGATTGGCGGCGCAACGAGTCCACCAAGATGGACCCGCAGCTGTTCGACCTGATCTGGGAGGTCTATCGCGACACCGGCGCGCGCGACCCGATCCACATCGTCTGCGGCTACCGTTCGCCCACCACCAACAACATGCTGCGTTCCCGCTCGCGCGGCGTCGCCAAGTTCAGCCAGCACACGCTCGGCAAGGCGATGGACTTCTATTTGCCCGACGTGCCGCTGGACAAGCTCCGCGCGGTCGGCATGCGCAAGCAGTTCGGCGGCGTCGGCTTCTATCCGACCTCGGGCTCGCCCTTCGTCCACATGGATACCGGCAGCGTGCGCGCCTGGCCGCGCATGACGCGCGAGCAGCTGGTTGCGCTGTTCCCGGACGGCAAGACCGCCCACCTGCCCGCCGACGGCAATCCGCTGCCGCGCTACTCGGAGGCGCTCGCCGAGGTTCAGGCGCGCAAGGGGCGCGGCGAGACGGCCGTGGCCTCCGCCGGCGGTTCCGGCGGACGCAGTTTCCTGGCCTCCTTCTTCGGTGGCGGCAACAAGGCCGCAGAGGCCGGCGACGACGATGAAGAGGGCGCAGCACCGGCCCGGGTCCAGACCCTGCGCCAGGGGCCGCCGCCGCCCGGTTCGCGCGCCGTCGCGGACGCCGGCGAGAGCTTCAGCCCGTCGACGGCGACCAAGTCCGGCGCTGCGGGCACTGCTGGCAGCACCGCGCCGGGTTCGCTGGTCGCCCTGCCCCTGCCGGTTCCGGCGCCGCGCGCACCGGGTTCCCTGGTCGCCGGAAATCAGGGCCCGAACGGCACGCCGGTGGGCTGGATACAGGGGCCGGCCGGGATCGTCCCGGCAACCGCCGGCGCCGTCCAGTCCGTCGACATGCCCGTGCCGGCGCCGAAGCCGGGAACGCAACTGGCCGCCGCCGCGCCGACCATCGGGACGCCGCTGCCCGCAGGATATGCCCAGCCGCGCGGCAAGCCCGGCACCAACTACGCCGCGCTGCCGCCGTCCGCCGCGCCGGCGAGCCAAGCCATCGCGATGGCCACCGGCGCCCAGGATCCAACCATCGCCGCCTCCGCGCTCGGCTATGCGCCGATCCTGCCGACGCCCAAGCCCGCCTACGAGCCGATGCCGGTCGCCGAAATCCGCTCCGGCGGTGGCGGTTCGTCGGTCCAGGCTGCCACCTTCGCTCAGTCAACCGCACCGCGCCCGCAGGCCGGCGGCGGTGTCGTCCTGGCGGCCCTGCCGGCGGCGACGACCGGTGCGATCTCGGCGACGGATGCCGGCGCAGCCCGGCTCGCAGTGCCGCCGGCGCCGGCCAGCCGCCCGGCCGCCAAGGGCGATCGCGCCGATCCGCTCGCGCGTCTGGTCGGTCGGACCGGCGAGCGGACGGAACCGAAACTGCTCGACAGCGCAACGACCCGGATGGCCGCGTTCGGCGAATTGCGCCATCCGGACCAGGAGCATCTGCCGCAATTGTTGACCAAGCCGGCGCTGCTGGTCGTGTCCCACTTCGGCAACGGCTCGGGCGACCTGCGCAGCGACCGCTTCAGCGGCCCGGCGGTCGCGGCGCTGTCGATCGTCAAGACCGATTGA